A single region of the Sciurus carolinensis chromosome 14, mSciCar1.2, whole genome shotgun sequence genome encodes:
- the LOC124964134 gene encoding prorelaxin H2-like — protein MSHLFLIHLLGVWLLVSYASTAASPEWWEQVVQLCGRPLVRELIKVCGQVVWRRPVRQPHRRSADIMPSYLNEDAGAFNMMLGFIPNLPQQLRATPCERQPSSLELQQHEPAVEDSKPSPEELKDIAQNRQGEAEDNIPSELEHLGLNTHSRKKRQINEALTEKCCLHECTRRSMVRFC, from the exons ATGTCTCACCTGTTCTTGATTCACCTCCTAGGAGTCTGGCTGCTGGTGAGCTATGCTTCCACAGCTGCCTCACCAGAGTGGTGGGAACAGGTTGTTCAGCTGTGTGGTCGCCCACTAGTCCGGGAACTGATCAAAGTTTGTGGCCAGGTGGTCTGGAGAAGGCCTGTGAGACAGCCCCATCGGAGATCTGCAG atatcATGCCATCCTACCTCAATGAAGATGCAGGTGCCTTCAATATGATGTTGGGATTCATTCCTAATTTGCCACAGCAGCTGAGGGCAACACCATGTGAGAGGCAGCCATCCTCACTAGAGCTACAACAACATGAACCTGCAGTAGAGGATTCAAAGCCTAGTCCTGAAGAGTTGAAGGATATTGCTCAGAATAGACAAGGGGAAGCAGAAGACAATATCccttcagaattagaacacttaggCTTGAATACTCATTCCCGAAAAAAGCGACAGATCAATGAGGCACTGACTGAGAAATGTTGCCTACATGAATGTACCAGAAGATCTATGGTTAGATTTTGCTAA